The following coding sequences are from one Brienomyrus brachyistius isolate T26 chromosome 2, BBRACH_0.4, whole genome shotgun sequence window:
- the agtpbp1 gene encoding cytosolic carboxypeptidase 1 isoform X2 — translation MNKPKMTTEKGVPSNSRVVMLLGQLERMNGEAVPGDAEMARHVTGKILHLIQTQEKTRKEMTAKGSSGMEVILAALENMQDLQAVLNILCILNELVSVGGGNRVGALVSKGGTAILLQLLLSASKDVPPSEELMLQLHSILAKVGPKDKKFGVKVRVNGALNITVNLLKQNLQNHKLLLPCLQVLRVYSSNTVNAVSLGKNGVVELLFKIIGPYSKKNTSILKVALDTLAVLLKSKANSRRAVDRTYVPALLAIYQDWHRNDTRHRHAHIRKGILGCIRNVTNIKLGRKAFLDADGMRILYSTSTECLPVRTLDPLVNTSSLIMRKCFPKNRLPVPTIKSVFQYRLPHVPAEGPVAQLYRQPPEVDDVVDESDDNDDADTENDTENDEDDGDCCLQNDDIETDLDKLRPGDQASRTMEELRMYECFFSELSEDFQGYRFDGSSPCQTPSLPSKSLSCIVVPTAPDMTPSDSNLVQLECTDKALDQRPGVGLEQALVRELGRVALDGGAAPNGQRLAAESEVEREDDCSSHSSGDQAVLEVPDTAALLPLHDPELYVEMVKDTRSVPHYSEVAYPDYFGHIAPTYREHIIERLYGVQRSKIFQDIERMIHPNDILDKVVYDLDLHSCPVVDDGECLKFNSLFESGNLRKAVQVRKFEYDLILNSDINSNHYHQWFYFEVSSMRAGTPYRFNIINCEKSNSQFNYGMQVLMYSVREAINGRPCWVRTGMDICYYKNHFSRSSIAAGGQKGKSYYTMTFTVTFQHKDDVCYFAYHYPYTYSTLKMHLQKLEALRTPQIYLRQDVLCETLGGNNCPLLTITAMPQSTSNDQICQFRNRPYVFLTARVHPGETNASWVMKGTLEFLMGTGPVAQSLREAYIFKIVPMLNPDGVVNGNHRCSLSGEDLNRQWQRPNPDLHPTIFHAKGLLQYLSAIQRVPLVYCDYHGHSRKKNVFMYGCSIKETVWQTDVNATSSDLHEDLGYRTLPKILSQIAPAFSMASCSFVVEKSKESTARVVVWREIGVQKSYTMESTLCGCDQGKYKGLQIGTRELEEMGAQFCVALLKLKRLSSPLELRHASHFLEAEGDLIETSCRNTRAGAGSCTPTWALRGRRSADFSRGTPRSPSEEVSPSCPCSLTGGRRQRNTTPAVLCASLPPRSIPVRSH, via the exons ATGAATAAGCCCAAAATGACTACCGAAAAAGG AGTTCCCAGTAACTCGCGGGTTGTCATGCTCCTGGGCCAGCTGGAGAGGATGAATGGGGAGGCTGTGCCGGGCGACGCTGAGATGGCTCGACACGTCACTGGCAAAATCCTCCACCTCATCCAGACGCAAG AGAAGACCAGGAAGGAGATGACGGCCAAGGGTTCGAGTGGCATGGAGGTGATCCTGGCCGCCCTGGAG AACATGCAGGACCTCCAGGCCGTACTGAACATCCTGTGTATTCTAAATGAACTGGTCTCCGTAG GCGGGGGCAACAGGGTGGGGGCACTTGTGTCCAAGGGGGGGACGGCCATCCTGCTTCAGCTGCTGCTCAGTGCCAGTAAGGATGTCCCTCCCAGCGAGGAACTCATGCTGCAGCTTCACTCCATCCTCGCCAAGGTGGGACCCAAAG ACAAGAAGTTTGGCGTCAAGGTGCGAGTGAACGGAGCCCTTAACATCACCGTGAACCTCCTGAAGCAGAACTTACAGAACCACaaactcctgctgccttgtttacaGGTTCTCAGGGTTTACTCCAGCAACA CGGTGAACGCAGTGTCTCTTGGGAAAAACGGTGTTGTGGAGCTTCTGTTTAAAATAATTGGGCCATACAGTAAGAAGAACACCAGCATTCTGAA GGTCGCACTGGACACACTGGCAGTACTGCTGAAATCCA AAGCCAACTCCCGCCGCGCTGTGGACCGGACCTATGTGCCTGCCCTGCTGGCCATCTACCAGGACTGGCACCGTAACGACACAAGGCACAGGCATGCCCACATCCGCAAGGGCATCTTGGGATGCATCCGGAATGTCACCAACATCAAGCTGGGCCGGAAGGCCTTCCTCGACGCTGACGGGATGAGGATTCTCTACAGCACGTCCACT GAGTGCCTTCCCGTGCGGACGCTGGATCCCCTCGTCAACACCTCCAGCCTTATCATGCGCAAGTGCTTCCCAAAGAATCGGCTGCCCGTGCCCACCATCAAGAGTGTCTTCCAGTATCGGCTGCCCCATGTGCCCGCTGAGGGGCCTGTGGCCCAGCTGTACCGGCAGCCACCTGAAG TGGATGACGTTGTCGATGAGAGTGATGACAATGACGACGCCGACACTGAGAATGACACGGAGAACGACGAGGACGACGGGGACTGCTGTTTGCAG aacGACGACATCGAGACAGACCTTGACAAGCTGCGGCCTGGGGATCAGGCCAGCCGGACCATGGAGGAGCTGCGGATGTACGAGTGCTTCTTCTCTGAGCTTTCGGAGGACTTTCAG gGGTATCGCTTCGACGGCAGCAGCCCATGTCAGACACCGTCGCTGCCGTCAAAGTCCCTCAGCTGCATTGTGGTCCCCACTGCACCAGATATGACGCCCTCGGATTCAAATCTGGTCCAATTGGAGTGTACGGACAAGGCCCTCGACCAGCGCCCGggggtgggactggagcaggcGTTGGTGCGCGAGCTGGGCCGCGTGGCTCTTGACGGAGGTGCGGCCCCGAATGGGCAGAGGCTTGCGGCAGAGAGTGAGGTGGAACGCGAAGATGACTGCAGCTCTCACTCGTCCGGGGACCAGGCTGTCCTGGAGGTGCCTGATACGGCCGCACTGCTGCCCCTTCATGACCCCGAGCTCTATGTCGAGATGGTCAAAGACACTAGGTCCGTCCCCCACTACTCCGAGGTGGCCTACCCAGACTACTTTGGGCACATCGCCCCCACGTACCGAGAGCACATCATAGAGAGACTCTACGGGGTCCAGAG GTCAAAAATCTTCCAAGACATCGAGAGGATGATTCACCCCAACGACATCCTGGACAAAGTTGTGTATGATTTGGATTTGCACAG CTGTCCTGTGGTTGATGATGGAGAATGTCTGAAATTCAACTCCTTGTTTGAGTCTGGGAACCTGAGGAAGGCTGTCCAAGTCAGGAA GTTTGAGTATGACCTCATCCTGAACTCGGATATCAACAGCAACCATTACCACCAGTGGTTTTACTTCGAGGTGAGCAGCATGCGTGCTGGCACCCCGTATCGGTTCAACATCATCAACTGCGAGAAGTCCAACAGCCAATTTAATTACG GCATGCAGGTACTGATGTACTCTGTCCGGGAAGCCATCAATGGACGGCCATGCTGGGTTCGAACAGGGATGGACATCTGCTACTACAA GAACCACTTTTCCCGGAGCTCCATAGCGGCGGGGGGGCAGAAGGGGAAGTCCTACTACACCATGACCTTCACTGTGACCTTTCAGCACAAGGACGACGTCTGCTACTTTGCCTACCACTACCCCTACACCTACTCCACCCTCAAA ATGCACCTGCAGAAGCTGGAGGCATTGAGGACCCCCCAGATCTACCTGCGGCAGGACGTCCTGTGCGAGACTCTGGGAGGGAACAACTGCCCCCTCCTCACCATCACCGCCATGCCTCAGTCCACCAGCAACGACCAGATCTGCCAGTTCA GGAACCGGCCGTACGTGTTCCTGACGGCGAGGGTCCACCCCGGCGAGACCAACGCCAGCTGGGTGATGAAGGGCACACTGGAGTTCTTGATGGGCACTGGCCCCGTGGCCCAGAGCCTTAGGGAGGCCTACATTTTCAAGATCGTCCCCATGCTCAACCCGGACGGCGTGGTCAACGGGAA ccaccggTGTTCTCTCAGTGGAGAGGACCTGAACCGCCAGTGGCAGAGGCCCAACCCTGACCTGCATCCCACCATCTTCCACGCCAAAGGCCTGCTGCAGTACCTGTCTGCTATCCAGAGGGTGCCACTG GTTTACTGCGATTACCACGGACACTCTCGGAAGAAAAACGTCTTCATGTATGGATGCAGCATCAAGGAGACTGTGTGGCAGACTGACGTGAACGCCACATCCTCTGACCTGCACGAGGACCTGGGCTACAGG ACCCTGCCGAAGATCTTGAGCCAGATCGCGCCCGCCTTCAGCATGGCCAGCTGCAGCTTCGTGGTGGAGAAATCCAAGGAGTCAACGGCACGCGTGGTAGTGTGGCGTGAGATCGGCGTTCAGAAGAGCTACACCATGGAGAGCACACTGTGTGGCTGCGACCAGGGCAAGTACAAG GGCCTCCAGATCGGCACCCGGGAGCTGGAGGAGATGGGGGCCCAGTTCTGCGTGGCGCTGCTGAAGCTGAAGAGGCTCTCGTCCCCCCTGGAGCTCCGGCACGCCTCCCATTTCCTGGAGGCGGAGGGCGACCTGATCGAGACCAGCTGCAGGAACACCAG AGCGGGTGCTGGCTCCTGTACACCCACTTGGGCGCTGAGGGGGCGGAGATCCGCTGACTTCTCCAGAGGGACCCCACGCTCACCCAGCGAGGAGGTGAGCCCCTCCTGCCCGTGCTCCCTGACAGGGGGTCGCCGTCAGAGAAACACGACACCGGCCGTGCTGTGTGCTAGTCTTCCGCCTCGTTCGATCCCCGTCCGCTCTCATTGA
- the agtpbp1 gene encoding cytosolic carboxypeptidase 1 isoform X4, whose protein sequence is MNKPKMTTEKGVPSNSRVVMLLGQLERMNGEAVPGDAEMARHVTGKILHLIQTQEKTRKEMTAKGSSGMEVILAALENMQDLQAVLNILCILNELVSVGGGNRVGALVSKGGTAILLQLLLSASKDVPPSEELMLQLHSILAKVGPKDKKFGVKVRVNGALNITVNLLKQNLQNHKLLLPCLQVLRVYSSNTVNAVSLGKNGVVELLFKIIGPYSKKNTSILKVALDTLAVLLKSKANSRRAVDRTYVPALLAIYQDWHRNDTRHRHAHIRKGILGCIRNVTNIKLGRKAFLDADGMRILYSTSTECLPVRTLDPLVNTSSLIMRKCFPKNRLPVPTIKSVFQYRLPHVPAEGPVAQLYRQPPEVDDVVDESDDNDDADTENDTENDEDDGDCCLQNDDIETDLDKLRPGDQASRTMEELRMYECFFSELSEDFQGYRFDGSSPCQTPSLPSKSLSCIVVPTAPDMTPSDSNLVQLECTDKALDQRPGVGLEQALVRELGRVALDGGAAPNGQRLAAESEVEREDDCSSHSSGDQAVLEVPDTAALLPLHDPELYVEMVKDTRSVPHYSEVAYPDYFGHIAPTYREHIIERLYGVQRSKIFQDIERMIHPNDILDKVVYDLDLHSCPVVDDGECLKFNSLFESGNLRKAVQVRKFEYDLILNSDINSNHYHQWFYFEVSSMRAGTPYRFNIINCEKSNSQFNYGMQVLMYSVREAINGRPCWVRTGMDICYYKNHFSRSSIAAGGQKGKSYYTMTFTVTFQHKDDVCYFAYHYPYTYSTLKMHLQKLEALRTPQIYLRQDVLCETLGGNNCPLLTITAMPQSTSNDQICQFRNRPYVFLTARVHPGETNASWVMKGTLEFLMGTGPVAQSLREAYIFKIVPMLNPDGVVNGNHRCSLSGEDLNRQWQRPNPDLHPTIFHAKGLLQYLSAIQRVPLVYCDYHGHSRKKNVFMYGCSIKETVWQTDVNATSSDLHEDLGYRTLPKILSQIAPAFSMASCSFVVEKSKESTARVVVWREIGVQKSYTMESTLCGCDQGKYKGLQIGTRELEEMGAQFCVALLKLKRLSSPLELRHASHFLEAEGDLIETSCRNTSSTTYVLKEDEPSFMEEVDYSAESDDETDPQENPGEEEHLSDSEAAQQHPFT, encoded by the exons ATGAATAAGCCCAAAATGACTACCGAAAAAGG AGTTCCCAGTAACTCGCGGGTTGTCATGCTCCTGGGCCAGCTGGAGAGGATGAATGGGGAGGCTGTGCCGGGCGACGCTGAGATGGCTCGACACGTCACTGGCAAAATCCTCCACCTCATCCAGACGCAAG AGAAGACCAGGAAGGAGATGACGGCCAAGGGTTCGAGTGGCATGGAGGTGATCCTGGCCGCCCTGGAG AACATGCAGGACCTCCAGGCCGTACTGAACATCCTGTGTATTCTAAATGAACTGGTCTCCGTAG GCGGGGGCAACAGGGTGGGGGCACTTGTGTCCAAGGGGGGGACGGCCATCCTGCTTCAGCTGCTGCTCAGTGCCAGTAAGGATGTCCCTCCCAGCGAGGAACTCATGCTGCAGCTTCACTCCATCCTCGCCAAGGTGGGACCCAAAG ACAAGAAGTTTGGCGTCAAGGTGCGAGTGAACGGAGCCCTTAACATCACCGTGAACCTCCTGAAGCAGAACTTACAGAACCACaaactcctgctgccttgtttacaGGTTCTCAGGGTTTACTCCAGCAACA CGGTGAACGCAGTGTCTCTTGGGAAAAACGGTGTTGTGGAGCTTCTGTTTAAAATAATTGGGCCATACAGTAAGAAGAACACCAGCATTCTGAA GGTCGCACTGGACACACTGGCAGTACTGCTGAAATCCA AAGCCAACTCCCGCCGCGCTGTGGACCGGACCTATGTGCCTGCCCTGCTGGCCATCTACCAGGACTGGCACCGTAACGACACAAGGCACAGGCATGCCCACATCCGCAAGGGCATCTTGGGATGCATCCGGAATGTCACCAACATCAAGCTGGGCCGGAAGGCCTTCCTCGACGCTGACGGGATGAGGATTCTCTACAGCACGTCCACT GAGTGCCTTCCCGTGCGGACGCTGGATCCCCTCGTCAACACCTCCAGCCTTATCATGCGCAAGTGCTTCCCAAAGAATCGGCTGCCCGTGCCCACCATCAAGAGTGTCTTCCAGTATCGGCTGCCCCATGTGCCCGCTGAGGGGCCTGTGGCCCAGCTGTACCGGCAGCCACCTGAAG TGGATGACGTTGTCGATGAGAGTGATGACAATGACGACGCCGACACTGAGAATGACACGGAGAACGACGAGGACGACGGGGACTGCTGTTTGCAG aacGACGACATCGAGACAGACCTTGACAAGCTGCGGCCTGGGGATCAGGCCAGCCGGACCATGGAGGAGCTGCGGATGTACGAGTGCTTCTTCTCTGAGCTTTCGGAGGACTTTCAG gGGTATCGCTTCGACGGCAGCAGCCCATGTCAGACACCGTCGCTGCCGTCAAAGTCCCTCAGCTGCATTGTGGTCCCCACTGCACCAGATATGACGCCCTCGGATTCAAATCTGGTCCAATTGGAGTGTACGGACAAGGCCCTCGACCAGCGCCCGggggtgggactggagcaggcGTTGGTGCGCGAGCTGGGCCGCGTGGCTCTTGACGGAGGTGCGGCCCCGAATGGGCAGAGGCTTGCGGCAGAGAGTGAGGTGGAACGCGAAGATGACTGCAGCTCTCACTCGTCCGGGGACCAGGCTGTCCTGGAGGTGCCTGATACGGCCGCACTGCTGCCCCTTCATGACCCCGAGCTCTATGTCGAGATGGTCAAAGACACTAGGTCCGTCCCCCACTACTCCGAGGTGGCCTACCCAGACTACTTTGGGCACATCGCCCCCACGTACCGAGAGCACATCATAGAGAGACTCTACGGGGTCCAGAG GTCAAAAATCTTCCAAGACATCGAGAGGATGATTCACCCCAACGACATCCTGGACAAAGTTGTGTATGATTTGGATTTGCACAG CTGTCCTGTGGTTGATGATGGAGAATGTCTGAAATTCAACTCCTTGTTTGAGTCTGGGAACCTGAGGAAGGCTGTCCAAGTCAGGAA GTTTGAGTATGACCTCATCCTGAACTCGGATATCAACAGCAACCATTACCACCAGTGGTTTTACTTCGAGGTGAGCAGCATGCGTGCTGGCACCCCGTATCGGTTCAACATCATCAACTGCGAGAAGTCCAACAGCCAATTTAATTACG GCATGCAGGTACTGATGTACTCTGTCCGGGAAGCCATCAATGGACGGCCATGCTGGGTTCGAACAGGGATGGACATCTGCTACTACAA GAACCACTTTTCCCGGAGCTCCATAGCGGCGGGGGGGCAGAAGGGGAAGTCCTACTACACCATGACCTTCACTGTGACCTTTCAGCACAAGGACGACGTCTGCTACTTTGCCTACCACTACCCCTACACCTACTCCACCCTCAAA ATGCACCTGCAGAAGCTGGAGGCATTGAGGACCCCCCAGATCTACCTGCGGCAGGACGTCCTGTGCGAGACTCTGGGAGGGAACAACTGCCCCCTCCTCACCATCACCGCCATGCCTCAGTCCACCAGCAACGACCAGATCTGCCAGTTCA GGAACCGGCCGTACGTGTTCCTGACGGCGAGGGTCCACCCCGGCGAGACCAACGCCAGCTGGGTGATGAAGGGCACACTGGAGTTCTTGATGGGCACTGGCCCCGTGGCCCAGAGCCTTAGGGAGGCCTACATTTTCAAGATCGTCCCCATGCTCAACCCGGACGGCGTGGTCAACGGGAA ccaccggTGTTCTCTCAGTGGAGAGGACCTGAACCGCCAGTGGCAGAGGCCCAACCCTGACCTGCATCCCACCATCTTCCACGCCAAAGGCCTGCTGCAGTACCTGTCTGCTATCCAGAGGGTGCCACTG GTTTACTGCGATTACCACGGACACTCTCGGAAGAAAAACGTCTTCATGTATGGATGCAGCATCAAGGAGACTGTGTGGCAGACTGACGTGAACGCCACATCCTCTGACCTGCACGAGGACCTGGGCTACAGG ACCCTGCCGAAGATCTTGAGCCAGATCGCGCCCGCCTTCAGCATGGCCAGCTGCAGCTTCGTGGTGGAGAAATCCAAGGAGTCAACGGCACGCGTGGTAGTGTGGCGTGAGATCGGCGTTCAGAAGAGCTACACCATGGAGAGCACACTGTGTGGCTGCGACCAGGGCAAGTACAAG GGCCTCCAGATCGGCACCCGGGAGCTGGAGGAGATGGGGGCCCAGTTCTGCGTGGCGCTGCTGAAGCTGAAGAGGCTCTCGTCCCCCCTGGAGCTCCGGCACGCCTCCCATTTCCTGGAGGCGGAGGGCGACCTGATCGAGACCAGCTGCAGGAACACCAG TTCCACCACCTATGTGCTGAAGGAGGACGAACCGTCCTTCATGGAGGAGGTGGACTACAGCGCTGAGAGCGACGACGAGACCGACCCTCAGGAAAACCCTGGCGAGGAAGAGCACCTCTCGGACTCGGAGGCTGCACAGCAGCACCCGTTCACATGA
- the agtpbp1 gene encoding cytosolic carboxypeptidase 1 isoform X1 gives MRCPKRLGNAVARVSVTLSSGMDYCSGGHTGPSRAAGVPGSQLLGGQEKTRKEMTAKGSSGMEVILAALENMQDLQAVLNILCILNELVSVGGGNRVGALVSKGGTAILLQLLLSASKDVPPSEELMLQLHSILAKVGPKDKKFGVKVRVNGALNITVNLLKQNLQNHKLLLPCLQVLRVYSSNTVNAVSLGKNGVVELLFKIIGPYSKKNTSILKVALDTLAVLLKSKANSRRAVDRTYVPALLAIYQDWHRNDTRHRHAHIRKGILGCIRNVTNIKLGRKAFLDADGMRILYSTSTECLPVRTLDPLVNTSSLIMRKCFPKNRLPVPTIKSVFQYRLPHVPAEGPVAQLYRQPPEVDDVVDESDDNDDADTENDTENDEDDGDCCLQNDDIETDLDKLRPGDQASRTMEELRMYECFFSELSEDFQGYRFDGSSPCQTPSLPSKSLSCIVVPTAPDMTPSDSNLVQLECTDKALDQRPGVGLEQALVRELGRVALDGGAAPNGQRLAAESEVEREDDCSSHSSGDQAVLEVPDTAALLPLHDPELYVEMVKDTRSVPHYSEVAYPDYFGHIAPTYREHIIERLYGVQRSKIFQDIERMIHPNDILDKVVYDLDLHSCPVVDDGECLKFNSLFESGNLRKAVQVRKFEYDLILNSDINSNHYHQWFYFEVSSMRAGTPYRFNIINCEKSNSQFNYGMQVLMYSVREAINGRPCWVRTGMDICYYKNHFSRSSIAAGGQKGKSYYTMTFTVTFQHKDDVCYFAYHYPYTYSTLKMHLQKLEALRTPQIYLRQDVLCETLGGNNCPLLTITAMPQSTSNDQICQFRNRPYVFLTARVHPGETNASWVMKGTLEFLMGTGPVAQSLREAYIFKIVPMLNPDGVVNGNHRCSLSGEDLNRQWQRPNPDLHPTIFHAKGLLQYLSAIQRVPLVYCDYHGHSRKKNVFMYGCSIKETVWQTDVNATSSDLHEDLGYRTLPKILSQIAPAFSMASCSFVVEKSKESTARVVVWREIGVQKSYTMESTLCGCDQGKYKGLQIGTRELEEMGAQFCVALLKLKRLSSPLELRHASHFLEAEGDLIETSCRNTRAGAGSCTPTWALRGRRSADFSRGTPRSPSEEVSPSCPCSLTGGRRQRNTTPAVLCASLPPRSIPVRSH, from the exons ATGCGATGCCCAAAACGGCTCGGGAATGCAGTTGCCAGAGTCAGTGTCACCCTCTCCTCTGGCATGGATTACTGCAGTGGAGGGCACACGGGCCCCTCCAGGGCTGCCGGGGTACCAGGCAGCCAGCTGCTTGGCGGCCAAG AGAAGACCAGGAAGGAGATGACGGCCAAGGGTTCGAGTGGCATGGAGGTGATCCTGGCCGCCCTGGAG AACATGCAGGACCTCCAGGCCGTACTGAACATCCTGTGTATTCTAAATGAACTGGTCTCCGTAG GCGGGGGCAACAGGGTGGGGGCACTTGTGTCCAAGGGGGGGACGGCCATCCTGCTTCAGCTGCTGCTCAGTGCCAGTAAGGATGTCCCTCCCAGCGAGGAACTCATGCTGCAGCTTCACTCCATCCTCGCCAAGGTGGGACCCAAAG ACAAGAAGTTTGGCGTCAAGGTGCGAGTGAACGGAGCCCTTAACATCACCGTGAACCTCCTGAAGCAGAACTTACAGAACCACaaactcctgctgccttgtttacaGGTTCTCAGGGTTTACTCCAGCAACA CGGTGAACGCAGTGTCTCTTGGGAAAAACGGTGTTGTGGAGCTTCTGTTTAAAATAATTGGGCCATACAGTAAGAAGAACACCAGCATTCTGAA GGTCGCACTGGACACACTGGCAGTACTGCTGAAATCCA AAGCCAACTCCCGCCGCGCTGTGGACCGGACCTATGTGCCTGCCCTGCTGGCCATCTACCAGGACTGGCACCGTAACGACACAAGGCACAGGCATGCCCACATCCGCAAGGGCATCTTGGGATGCATCCGGAATGTCACCAACATCAAGCTGGGCCGGAAGGCCTTCCTCGACGCTGACGGGATGAGGATTCTCTACAGCACGTCCACT GAGTGCCTTCCCGTGCGGACGCTGGATCCCCTCGTCAACACCTCCAGCCTTATCATGCGCAAGTGCTTCCCAAAGAATCGGCTGCCCGTGCCCACCATCAAGAGTGTCTTCCAGTATCGGCTGCCCCATGTGCCCGCTGAGGGGCCTGTGGCCCAGCTGTACCGGCAGCCACCTGAAG TGGATGACGTTGTCGATGAGAGTGATGACAATGACGACGCCGACACTGAGAATGACACGGAGAACGACGAGGACGACGGGGACTGCTGTTTGCAG aacGACGACATCGAGACAGACCTTGACAAGCTGCGGCCTGGGGATCAGGCCAGCCGGACCATGGAGGAGCTGCGGATGTACGAGTGCTTCTTCTCTGAGCTTTCGGAGGACTTTCAG gGGTATCGCTTCGACGGCAGCAGCCCATGTCAGACACCGTCGCTGCCGTCAAAGTCCCTCAGCTGCATTGTGGTCCCCACTGCACCAGATATGACGCCCTCGGATTCAAATCTGGTCCAATTGGAGTGTACGGACAAGGCCCTCGACCAGCGCCCGggggtgggactggagcaggcGTTGGTGCGCGAGCTGGGCCGCGTGGCTCTTGACGGAGGTGCGGCCCCGAATGGGCAGAGGCTTGCGGCAGAGAGTGAGGTGGAACGCGAAGATGACTGCAGCTCTCACTCGTCCGGGGACCAGGCTGTCCTGGAGGTGCCTGATACGGCCGCACTGCTGCCCCTTCATGACCCCGAGCTCTATGTCGAGATGGTCAAAGACACTAGGTCCGTCCCCCACTACTCCGAGGTGGCCTACCCAGACTACTTTGGGCACATCGCCCCCACGTACCGAGAGCACATCATAGAGAGACTCTACGGGGTCCAGAG GTCAAAAATCTTCCAAGACATCGAGAGGATGATTCACCCCAACGACATCCTGGACAAAGTTGTGTATGATTTGGATTTGCACAG CTGTCCTGTGGTTGATGATGGAGAATGTCTGAAATTCAACTCCTTGTTTGAGTCTGGGAACCTGAGGAAGGCTGTCCAAGTCAGGAA GTTTGAGTATGACCTCATCCTGAACTCGGATATCAACAGCAACCATTACCACCAGTGGTTTTACTTCGAGGTGAGCAGCATGCGTGCTGGCACCCCGTATCGGTTCAACATCATCAACTGCGAGAAGTCCAACAGCCAATTTAATTACG GCATGCAGGTACTGATGTACTCTGTCCGGGAAGCCATCAATGGACGGCCATGCTGGGTTCGAACAGGGATGGACATCTGCTACTACAA GAACCACTTTTCCCGGAGCTCCATAGCGGCGGGGGGGCAGAAGGGGAAGTCCTACTACACCATGACCTTCACTGTGACCTTTCAGCACAAGGACGACGTCTGCTACTTTGCCTACCACTACCCCTACACCTACTCCACCCTCAAA ATGCACCTGCAGAAGCTGGAGGCATTGAGGACCCCCCAGATCTACCTGCGGCAGGACGTCCTGTGCGAGACTCTGGGAGGGAACAACTGCCCCCTCCTCACCATCACCGCCATGCCTCAGTCCACCAGCAACGACCAGATCTGCCAGTTCA GGAACCGGCCGTACGTGTTCCTGACGGCGAGGGTCCACCCCGGCGAGACCAACGCCAGCTGGGTGATGAAGGGCACACTGGAGTTCTTGATGGGCACTGGCCCCGTGGCCCAGAGCCTTAGGGAGGCCTACATTTTCAAGATCGTCCCCATGCTCAACCCGGACGGCGTGGTCAACGGGAA ccaccggTGTTCTCTCAGTGGAGAGGACCTGAACCGCCAGTGGCAGAGGCCCAACCCTGACCTGCATCCCACCATCTTCCACGCCAAAGGCCTGCTGCAGTACCTGTCTGCTATCCAGAGGGTGCCACTG GTTTACTGCGATTACCACGGACACTCTCGGAAGAAAAACGTCTTCATGTATGGATGCAGCATCAAGGAGACTGTGTGGCAGACTGACGTGAACGCCACATCCTCTGACCTGCACGAGGACCTGGGCTACAGG ACCCTGCCGAAGATCTTGAGCCAGATCGCGCCCGCCTTCAGCATGGCCAGCTGCAGCTTCGTGGTGGAGAAATCCAAGGAGTCAACGGCACGCGTGGTAGTGTGGCGTGAGATCGGCGTTCAGAAGAGCTACACCATGGAGAGCACACTGTGTGGCTGCGACCAGGGCAAGTACAAG GGCCTCCAGATCGGCACCCGGGAGCTGGAGGAGATGGGGGCCCAGTTCTGCGTGGCGCTGCTGAAGCTGAAGAGGCTCTCGTCCCCCCTGGAGCTCCGGCACGCCTCCCATTTCCTGGAGGCGGAGGGCGACCTGATCGAGACCAGCTGCAGGAACACCAG AGCGGGTGCTGGCTCCTGTACACCCACTTGGGCGCTGAGGGGGCGGAGATCCGCTGACTTCTCCAGAGGGACCCCACGCTCACCCAGCGAGGAGGTGAGCCCCTCCTGCCCGTGCTCCCTGACAGGGGGTCGCCGTCAGAGAAACACGACACCGGCCGTGCTGTGTGCTAGTCTTCCGCCTCGTTCGATCCCCGTCCGCTCTCATTGA